A DNA window from Vanacampus margaritifer isolate UIUO_Vmar chromosome 19, RoL_Vmar_1.0, whole genome shotgun sequence contains the following coding sequences:
- the wdr26b gene encoding WD repeat-containing protein 26 isoform X1, translating into MQANGAGQESTTELSCLGAAQNGESSSAATAAAGGGCGGGGGTHSNGLLLSNADNGNGVGTSNGSSSSTSTACGTSAAASSGSEVGSLKKKKRLSQSEEDVIRLIGQHLHGLGLNQTVDLLMQESGCRLEHTSASKFRNHVMEGEWDKAENDLNELRALMHSPNAIVRMKFLLLQQKYLEYLEDGKVLEALQVLRGELTPLKYNTDRIHVLSGYLMCSHAEDLRAKAEWEGKGTASRCRLLDKLQTYLPPSVMLPPRRLQNLLRQAVELQRDRCLYHNTKLDSSLDSVSLLIDHVCSRKQFPCYTQQILTEHCNEVWFCKFSNDGTKLATGSKDTTVIIWQVDPESHQLKQLRTLEGHAYGVSYLAWSPDDTYLIACGPDDCSELWLWNVQTGELRTKMSQSHEDSLTSVAWNPDGKRFVTGGQRGQFYQCDLDGNLLDSWEGVRVQCLWCLSDGRTVLASDTHQRIRGYNFEDLADRSIVQEDHPIMSFTVSKNGRLAVLNVATQGVHLWDLQDRVLVRKYQGVTQGFYTIHSCFGGHNEDFIASGSEDHKVYIWHRRGELPIAELTGHTRTVNCVSWNPTIPGLMASASDDGTVRVWGPAPFLDPQEADPLNENCSNMDS; encoded by the exons atgcAGGCGAACGGAGCGGGGCAAGAATCGACCACCGAGCTTTCCTGCCTGGGCGCCGCGCAGAACGGCGAGTCGTCATCcgcggcgacggcggcggctGGCGGAGGCTGCGGCGGCGGTGGTGGGACGCATTCCAACGGGCTGCTTCTCTCCAACGCGGACAACGGCAACGGCGTGGGCACCAGCAACGGCTCCTCGTCGTCCACCTCCACCGCTTGCGGGACATCTGCCGCGGCCTCTTCGGGCTCGGAGGTGGGCtcgctgaagaagaaaaagcggTTGTCACAGTCGGAGGAAGATGTCATCCGGCTCATAGGGCAACATCTCCACGGACTGGGGCTCAA TCAGACGGTGGACCTGCTGATGCAGGAGTCGGGCTGCAGACTGGAGCACACGTCGGCCAGCAAGTTCCGAAACCACGTCATGGAGGGCGAGTGGGACAAG GCTGAGAATGATCTCAATGAACTGAGAGCACTGATGCATTCGCCCAACGCCATTGTG CGTATGAAGTTCTTGCTGCTGCAGCAGAAATATTTGGAGTACCTGGAAGACGGCAAAGTCCTGGAGGCTCTGCAGGTGCTCCGCGGGGAGCTGACGCCGCTCAAGTACAACACAGACCGCATCCACGTGCTCAGCGG GTACCTCATGTGCAGCCATGCTGAGGATCTACGGGCCAAGGCGGAGTGGGAGGGCAAAGGCACGGCCTCCCGCTGCCGACTGCTGGACAAACTGCAAA CGTACCTGCCGCCGTCCGTGATGTTGCCCCCGCGGCGGCTGCAGAACCTCCTGCGGCAGGCGGTGGAGCTGCAGAGGGACCGCTGCCTCTATCACAACACCAAGCTGGACAGCAGCCTGGACTCGGTGTCGCTGCTCATCGATCACGTCTGCAGCAG GAAGCAGTTCCCATGTTACACCCAGCAGATTTTGACCGAGCACTGTAACGAAGTGTGGTTCTGCAAGTTCTCAAACGACGGCACCAAGCTGGCCACCGGCTCCAAAGACACCACCGTCATCATTTGGCAGGTGGACCCG GAGAGCCACCAGCTGAAGCAGCTGCGGACTCTGGAGGGTCACGCGTACGGGGTCTCCTACCTGGCCTGGAGCCCCGACGACACCTACCTGATCGCCTGCGGACCCGATGACTGCTCTGAGCTGTGGCTCTGGAATGTTCAG ACGGGGGAGCTGCGCACCAAGATGTCGCAGTCCCACGAGGACAGTTTGACCAGTGTGGCCTGGAACCCCGACGGCAAGCGCTTCGTCACGGGAGGCCAGCGGGGGCAGTTCTATCAATGC GATCTGGACGGCAACCTGTTGGACTCGTGGGAGGGCGTGAGAGTGCAGTGCCTGTGGTGCCTGAGCGACGGCCGGACTGTGCTGGCCTCGGACACCCATCAACGTATTCGGGGGTACAACTTTGAGGACCTCGCTGACAGAAGCAT AGTCCAGGAGGACCATCCTATCATGTCTTTTACTGTTTCCAAGAACGGAAGATTAGCTGTGTTAAATGTAGCAACTCAG GGAGTGCACTTGTGGGACCTACAGGACCGAGTGCTGGTTAGGAAATACCAAGGTGTCACCCAGGGCTTCTACACCATCCACTCCTGCTTCGGAGGACACAACGAAGACTTTATTGCCAGCGGCAGCGAAG ACCACAAAGTGTACATTTGGCACCGGCGGGGGGAGCTTCCCATCGCGGAGTTGACGGGCCACACGCGCACCGTCAACTGCGTGAGCTGGAACCCGACCATCCCGGGGCTCATGGCGTCCGCCTCGGACGACGGCACGGTGCGCGTCTGGGGGCCCGCGCCCTTCCTCGACCCGCAAGAGGCGGACCCACTCAACG AGAACTGCAGTAACATGGACAGTTGA
- the wdr26b gene encoding WD repeat-containing protein 26 isoform X2, which yields MQESGCRLEHTSASKFRNHVMEGEWDKAENDLNELRALMHSPNAIVRMKFLLLQQKYLEYLEDGKVLEALQVLRGELTPLKYNTDRIHVLSGYLMCSHAEDLRAKAEWEGKGTASRCRLLDKLQTYLPPSVMLPPRRLQNLLRQAVELQRDRCLYHNTKLDSSLDSVSLLIDHVCSRKQFPCYTQQILTEHCNEVWFCKFSNDGTKLATGSKDTTVIIWQVDPESHQLKQLRTLEGHAYGVSYLAWSPDDTYLIACGPDDCSELWLWNVQTGELRTKMSQSHEDSLTSVAWNPDGKRFVTGGQRGQFYQCDLDGNLLDSWEGVRVQCLWCLSDGRTVLASDTHQRIRGYNFEDLADRSIVQEDHPIMSFTVSKNGRLAVLNVATQGVHLWDLQDRVLVRKYQGVTQGFYTIHSCFGGHNEDFIASGSEDHKVYIWHRRGELPIAELTGHTRTVNCVSWNPTIPGLMASASDDGTVRVWGPAPFLDPQEADPLNENCSNMDS from the exons ATGCAGGAGTCGGGCTGCAGACTGGAGCACACGTCGGCCAGCAAGTTCCGAAACCACGTCATGGAGGGCGAGTGGGACAAG GCTGAGAATGATCTCAATGAACTGAGAGCACTGATGCATTCGCCCAACGCCATTGTG CGTATGAAGTTCTTGCTGCTGCAGCAGAAATATTTGGAGTACCTGGAAGACGGCAAAGTCCTGGAGGCTCTGCAGGTGCTCCGCGGGGAGCTGACGCCGCTCAAGTACAACACAGACCGCATCCACGTGCTCAGCGG GTACCTCATGTGCAGCCATGCTGAGGATCTACGGGCCAAGGCGGAGTGGGAGGGCAAAGGCACGGCCTCCCGCTGCCGACTGCTGGACAAACTGCAAA CGTACCTGCCGCCGTCCGTGATGTTGCCCCCGCGGCGGCTGCAGAACCTCCTGCGGCAGGCGGTGGAGCTGCAGAGGGACCGCTGCCTCTATCACAACACCAAGCTGGACAGCAGCCTGGACTCGGTGTCGCTGCTCATCGATCACGTCTGCAGCAG GAAGCAGTTCCCATGTTACACCCAGCAGATTTTGACCGAGCACTGTAACGAAGTGTGGTTCTGCAAGTTCTCAAACGACGGCACCAAGCTGGCCACCGGCTCCAAAGACACCACCGTCATCATTTGGCAGGTGGACCCG GAGAGCCACCAGCTGAAGCAGCTGCGGACTCTGGAGGGTCACGCGTACGGGGTCTCCTACCTGGCCTGGAGCCCCGACGACACCTACCTGATCGCCTGCGGACCCGATGACTGCTCTGAGCTGTGGCTCTGGAATGTTCAG ACGGGGGAGCTGCGCACCAAGATGTCGCAGTCCCACGAGGACAGTTTGACCAGTGTGGCCTGGAACCCCGACGGCAAGCGCTTCGTCACGGGAGGCCAGCGGGGGCAGTTCTATCAATGC GATCTGGACGGCAACCTGTTGGACTCGTGGGAGGGCGTGAGAGTGCAGTGCCTGTGGTGCCTGAGCGACGGCCGGACTGTGCTGGCCTCGGACACCCATCAACGTATTCGGGGGTACAACTTTGAGGACCTCGCTGACAGAAGCAT AGTCCAGGAGGACCATCCTATCATGTCTTTTACTGTTTCCAAGAACGGAAGATTAGCTGTGTTAAATGTAGCAACTCAG GGAGTGCACTTGTGGGACCTACAGGACCGAGTGCTGGTTAGGAAATACCAAGGTGTCACCCAGGGCTTCTACACCATCCACTCCTGCTTCGGAGGACACAACGAAGACTTTATTGCCAGCGGCAGCGAAG ACCACAAAGTGTACATTTGGCACCGGCGGGGGGAGCTTCCCATCGCGGAGTTGACGGGCCACACGCGCACCGTCAACTGCGTGAGCTGGAACCCGACCATCCCGGGGCTCATGGCGTCCGCCTCGGACGACGGCACGGTGCGCGTCTGGGGGCCCGCGCCCTTCCTCGACCCGCAAGAGGCGGACCCACTCAACG AGAACTGCAGTAACATGGACAGTTGA